In a genomic window of uncultured Flavobacterium sp.:
- a CDS encoding TonB-dependent receptor, with amino-acid sequence MISKKIGFLFILLLTTFLSFSQEKFTLSGTITDYKNNETLIGVNIYIPALKIGTTTNEYGFYSLTIPKGEHEIEISYVGYQTIQKTISLNQNTKNNFAINESGEELQEVVITDNKRKINTKSPEMSTNKLSIATIKRMPVVMGEVDVLKSILLLPGVTNAGEGASGFNVRGGGADQNLILLDEATIFNSSHVFGFFSVFNPDAIKDLKLYKGGIPARYGGRASSVLDIYQKDGNSKEFHLNGGIGLVSSRLLAEGPLVKDKGSFLIGGRASYAHLFLKLSEKNKDNAAYFYDLNTKLSYKLNDNNNLYLSGYFGRDVFSLNKSFTNTYGNSTLNLRWNHLYNDKLFANLSLIYSDYYYGLDLNFVGFKWDSGIKNYNIKYDFKNYISDKFKLNYGLSGIYYEFNPGTIKPTNIKSGINPDQLDKKYAFEPSLYIEAENQLSKKITVSYGLRYSLFYRLGESTINYYDNNEPVVFNTDMQIYEKGTPTSTKYFGKNKVIQNYNNLEPRFAVSYQLNDDQSIKASYNRMAQYLQLISNTSSPTPLDVWMPSDNYIKPQIADQVALGYFRNIKNGAYSLEVETYYKKIQNRLDYIDGADLIANDAIEQVILNGRMRAYGLEIMLKKNEGKFNGWISYTLSKSQQQTPGRTPEETGINNGQWYSSAYDKTHNLAVTSAYNLNEKWSFGANFALQSGQPVTYPNGQYEYLGITVPSYGLRNENRLPAYHHLDVSATLTPRTNKDRNWKGEWVFSIYNLYNRHNAASINFRQNVDTGANEAVQTSIFGIVPAVSYNFKF; translated from the coding sequence ATGATTAGTAAAAAAATTGGGTTTCTTTTTATACTGCTCTTAACGACTTTTCTATCATTCTCTCAGGAAAAATTTACCTTAAGCGGTACCATTACAGATTATAAAAATAATGAAACCTTAATTGGAGTAAATATTTATATTCCCGCTCTAAAAATTGGAACAACAACCAATGAATACGGGTTTTATTCGCTTACTATTCCCAAAGGCGAACATGAAATCGAGATAAGTTACGTAGGTTATCAAACCATTCAGAAAACCATTAGTCTAAATCAAAATACCAAAAATAATTTTGCAATTAACGAAAGCGGCGAAGAACTCCAAGAAGTTGTAATTACAGACAACAAAAGAAAGATCAATACCAAATCGCCGGAAATGAGCACCAATAAACTTTCTATTGCTACAATAAAAAGAATGCCGGTTGTAATGGGCGAAGTCGATGTTTTGAAATCGATTCTACTGCTTCCAGGAGTTACAAATGCTGGCGAAGGCGCTTCGGGATTTAATGTTCGTGGCGGCGGCGCAGATCAGAATTTGATTTTATTAGACGAAGCAACTATTTTTAATTCTTCTCACGTTTTTGGTTTTTTCTCCGTCTTTAATCCCGATGCTATTAAGGATTTAAAATTGTATAAAGGCGGAATTCCTGCTCGCTATGGCGGAAGAGCTTCTTCGGTTTTAGATATTTATCAGAAAGACGGAAACAGTAAAGAATTTCATCTAAACGGAGGAATTGGTTTGGTTTCCAGCCGTCTTCTTGCCGAAGGACCTTTGGTAAAAGATAAAGGTTCGTTCTTAATTGGCGGAAGAGCTTCTTACGCACATTTGTTCTTAAAACTTTCTGAAAAAAATAAAGACAATGCCGCTTATTTTTATGATTTAAATACCAAATTAAGCTACAAATTAAACGATAACAACAACTTGTATTTATCGGGTTATTTTGGTCGCGACGTTTTTAGTCTAAATAAAAGCTTCACCAATACTTACGGAAATTCAACTTTAAATCTGCGTTGGAATCATTTATATAATGATAAATTATTTGCCAATTTATCGCTGATTTATAGTGATTACTATTACGGACTTGATCTAAATTTTGTCGGTTTTAAATGGGATTCGGGAATTAAAAATTACAACATTAAATACGATTTCAAAAACTACATTTCAGATAAGTTCAAATTGAATTATGGCTTAAGCGGAATTTATTACGAATTCAATCCCGGAACTATCAAACCAACTAATATTAAATCTGGAATTAATCCTGATCAATTAGATAAAAAATACGCTTTTGAACCTTCTCTTTATATTGAAGCAGAAAATCAGCTTTCGAAAAAAATCACGGTTTCTTACGGATTACGTTATAGTTTATTTTATCGTTTAGGAGAATCAACCATTAATTATTACGATAATAATGAACCTGTAGTTTTCAATACAGACATGCAGATTTATGAAAAAGGAACTCCAACTTCGACTAAATATTTCGGAAAAAATAAGGTCATTCAAAACTATAATAATTTAGAACCACGATTCGCCGTTTCTTATCAGCTTAACGATGATCAATCTATCAAAGCCAGTTATAATCGCATGGCGCAATATCTTCAGCTAATATCAAATACCTCATCTCCTACTCCGCTCGATGTCTGGATGCCAAGTGATAATTATATCAAACCACAAATTGCAGATCAGGTTGCTTTGGGTTATTTTAGAAATATTAAAAACGGCGCTTATTCACTTGAAGTAGAAACCTATTATAAAAAAATTCAAAATAGACTCGACTATATTGATGGCGCAGATTTAATCGCAAACGACGCTATCGAACAAGTAATCCTAAACGGACGAATGCGCGCTTATGGTCTGGAAATTATGCTAAAGAAAAACGAAGGCAAATTCAACGGATGGATTTCATACACTTTGTCAAAATCACAACAACAAACTCCCGGAAGAACTCCTGAAGAAACGGGAATTAACAACGGTCAATGGTACAGTTCTGCTTATGACAAAACGCATAATTTGGCGGTAACATCAGCTTATAATTTGAATGAAAAATGGTCTTTTGGTGCTAACTTTGCTTTGCAATCCGGTCAACCAGTTACGTATCCAAACGGACAATATGAATATTTAGGAATCACGGTTCCAAGTTATGGTTTACGAAATGAAAATCGTTTGCCCGCATATCATCATTTAGATGTTTCGGCAACTTTGACGCCTAGAACAAACAAAGACAGAAACTGGAAAGGCGAATGGGTTTTTAGCATTTACAATCTATACAATCGCCATAATGCAGCTTCTATAAACTTCCGTCAGAATGTGGATACAGGCGCTAATGAAGCCGTACAAACATCCATTTTCGGAATTGTGCCGGCTGTTAGTTATAATTTTAAATTTTAA